One genomic segment of Candidatus Kryptonium sp. includes these proteins:
- a CDS encoding carbohydrate kinase family protein, translating into MKYGIIGHLCLDVIHLADGSEVQSYGGIFFSLASLANIVDDGDIIYPVFGVGDVDYDKFIERIKVYPNVVTDGIFKFEGLTNRVHLFYQDRKERTECSVHIAKPIEFERLKILLDVEVDGIFINMISGFDIEVETLKRLRKNFNGYIHFDVHSATLGVDDKNLRFRKKLDNWKDWLINVNTVQMNEFEARSIGDENWDDDELAKNVLGLGIEVMIITRANLGTTVYYFNNGFKRTDLKAYEVIVVDPTGCGDVFGSAFFYKYSKTRDPIISAGFANYVAGLNATIPGSTQIDKLKDLVKK; encoded by the coding sequence ATGAAGTATGGAATTATCGGACATTTATGTTTAGATGTTATTCATTTAGCAGATGGAAGCGAGGTTCAAAGTTATGGTGGTATATTTTTCTCTCTTGCTTCGCTTGCGAATATAGTTGATGATGGTGATATTATATATCCTGTCTTCGGCGTTGGCGATGTTGATTATGACAAGTTTATTGAAAGGATAAAAGTTTATCCAAATGTGGTGACAGACGGAATTTTTAAGTTTGAAGGTTTGACAAACCGAGTCCATCTTTTTTATCAGGATAGGAAAGAAAGAACGGAGTGTTCAGTTCATATAGCAAAACCGATTGAGTTTGAAAGATTGAAAATTTTGCTTGATGTTGAAGTGGATGGAATTTTTATCAATATGATTTCCGGCTTTGATATTGAAGTTGAGACTTTGAAAAGATTGCGCAAAAATTTCAACGGATACATACACTTTGATGTGCATAGCGCAACGCTTGGAGTAGATGATAAAAATTTGAGGTTTAGAAAAAAATTGGACAATTGGAAAGATTGGCTTATCAATGTTAACACTGTTCAGATGAATGAGTTTGAAGCAAGATCAATTGGGGATGAAAACTGGGATGACGATGAACTAGCAAAAAATGTTTTAGGTCTCGGTATTGAGGTAATGATTATCACAAGGGCAAATCTTGGAACTACAGTTTATTATTTTAACAACGGCTTTAAGAGAACAGATCTGAAAGCTTACGAGGTTATTGTGGTTGATCCGACTGGTTGTGGTGATGTTTTTGGTTCCGCATTTTTTTATAAGTATTCAAAGACACGAGATCCTATAATTTCTGCTGGATTTGCAAATTATGTTGCTGGATTGAATGCAACGATCCCAGGTTCGACGCAGATTGACAAACTTAAGGATTTGGTGAAAAAATGA
- the rfbD gene encoding dTDP-4-dehydrorhamnose reductase, with protein sequence MKVMITGCHGLLGQAVLNMFLKSTDSEILATAKEPRTFLDFGGFDYTMLDITSRNDVKNLVVYFRPDVIINTAAYTNVDGCEQNRELAWRVNVEGVRNLVHSARRVDAKLIHISTDYIFDGKNGPYTEDAIPNPINYYGRTKLASENEIKIGGIRFAILRTNVLYGVGKNVKSNFALWLYQKLSNGEKIRVVTDQVGNPTYVDDLAFAILKVAEFDKEGVYNVGGRDFVDRYTFAVKLAEVFGFDKELITPVKTSELNQIAPRPLRSGLITLKAESELGLKPYGVEDGIREFRYRLNELKNF encoded by the coding sequence ATGAAAGTTATGATAACAGGATGTCATGGATTATTGGGACAAGCTGTATTGAATATGTTTTTAAAAAGCACTGATTCTGAAATTTTAGCAACCGCTAAAGAACCAAGGACATTTCTTGATTTCGGTGGGTTTGATTATACTATGCTTGATATAACATCCAGAAATGATGTTAAAAATCTCGTTGTTTACTTTCGTCCTGATGTTATAATTAACACTGCGGCGTATACGAATGTTGATGGTTGTGAGCAAAATCGCGAGCTTGCTTGGAGAGTTAATGTTGAAGGTGTAAGAAATCTTGTCCATTCTGCGAGAAGAGTTGATGCGAAATTAATTCATATTTCAACTGATTACATTTTTGATGGTAAAAATGGGCCTTATACAGAGGATGCAATTCCAAATCCGATTAACTATTATGGAAGGACCAAGCTTGCAAGTGAGAATGAAATAAAGATCGGTGGGATAAGGTTTGCGATTTTGAGGACAAATGTTTTATATGGCGTTGGAAAAAATGTGAAAAGTAATTTTGCCTTGTGGCTTTATCAAAAACTTTCAAATGGTGAGAAAATAAGGGTTGTGACCGATCAGGTAGGGAATCCAACTTATGTTGATGACTTGGCTTTTGCAATCTTAAAGGTTGCCGAATTTGATAAAGAGGGAGTTTATAATGTCGGGGGTAGGGATTTCGTAGATAGATACACCTTCGCTGTAAAACTTGCAGAAGTTTTTGGGTTTGATAAGGAACTTATAACTCCCGTTAAAACATCGGAATTAAATCAGATAGCCCCACGACCTTTGAGATCTGGTCTGATAACACTTAAGGCTGAATCTGAACTTGGCTTGAAACCATATGGAGTTGAAGATGGGATTCGTGAATTTAGGTATCGTTTAAACGAGTTGAAAAATTTTTGA
- the serS gene encoding serine--tRNA ligase has protein sequence MLDLKFIRENPEIVKRAIELKGEKDRVDEILKLDERRRELIKKGDALKAKRNDVTEEIANLKKQGKDATELIEEMRKVSEEIKMIDSELKSVESELENLLLWVPNIPHESVPVGKDKEDNVVVRSWGEVQEFDFEVIDHLTLGKKLGIIDFERGAKLTGSGFPLYIGKGAMLERALINFMLDLHIQKHGYVEVFPPFLVNEASMRGTGQIPKLREDMYYCPEDDLYLIPTAEVPVTNIHRDEILDISELPKKYVAYSACFRREAGSWGRETRGFLRVHQFNKVELVKFTTPETSYDELESLVNDAEEVLQLLNIPYRVVLLCTGDMSFSSAKTYDIEVWSPAERKWLEASSCSNFEDFQARRMNIRFRRDKKSKPEFVHTLNGSGLATSRLMVALLENYQTPEGKVIVPKALHKYTGFTIIE, from the coding sequence ATGTTGGATCTTAAATTCATTCGTGAAAATCCAGAGATCGTTAAGCGAGCTATTGAATTAAAAGGTGAAAAAGATCGGGTTGATGAAATTTTGAAACTTGATGAGAGAAGAAGAGAACTTATCAAAAAAGGTGATGCTTTAAAAGCAAAAAGAAACGATGTCACCGAAGAGATCGCAAATCTTAAAAAACAGGGAAAAGACGCGACAGAATTAATTGAAGAAATGAGAAAGGTTTCAGAAGAAATTAAAATGATTGATTCAGAACTTAAGAGTGTTGAATCAGAATTAGAGAACCTTTTACTTTGGGTTCCAAACATTCCTCACGAGTCAGTCCCAGTTGGAAAGGACAAGGAAGACAATGTCGTTGTGCGATCATGGGGCGAGGTTCAGGAGTTTGATTTTGAGGTGATAGATCATTTAACGCTTGGGAAAAAACTTGGTATAATTGATTTTGAGCGTGGAGCAAAACTTACAGGGAGTGGTTTTCCTCTCTACATTGGTAAAGGAGCGATGCTTGAAAGAGCTTTGATAAATTTTATGCTTGATCTTCACATTCAAAAACATGGTTATGTTGAAGTTTTCCCACCTTTTTTGGTAAATGAAGCATCAATGCGTGGAACTGGTCAAATACCAAAATTGAGAGAAGATATGTATTATTGTCCTGAGGATGATTTATATTTAATCCCAACCGCTGAGGTTCCGGTCACAAACATTCATCGTGATGAAATTCTTGATATAAGTGAACTTCCAAAGAAATATGTTGCTTATTCGGCTTGTTTTAGGCGTGAGGCAGGTTCATGGGGGAGGGAAACACGCGGATTTTTAAGAGTCCATCAGTTCAATAAAGTTGAGCTTGTTAAATTCACAACGCCAGAGACATCCTATGATGAACTTGAGTCACTCGTAAATGATGCGGAGGAAGTACTTCAACTTCTTAACATTCCTTATAGAGTTGTCTTACTTTGTACAGGGGATATGAGCTTTTCGTCCGCTAAAACATATGATATTGAGGTTTGGTCTCCAGCGGAAAGGAAATGGCTCGAGGCGTCAAGTTGTAGTAACTTTGAAGATTTCCAGGCAAGGAGAATGAATATAAGGTTCAGAAGAGATAAAAAGTCAAAACCTGAATTTGTTCATACGCTCAATGGTTCAGGACTTGCTACATCAAGGTTGATGGTCGCGTTGCTTGAAAATTATCAAACCCCGGAAGGAAAGGTTATAGTTCCGAAAGCTTTACATAAATATACTGGCTTTACAATTATTGAATAA
- a CDS encoding peptidylprolyl isomerase has translation MKKNIALILLVFAVSGCAFLRNIGLIEEKEYVAKVGREIITLDEFEKSFAKNNGGFTKAKERPLDERKNYLDLLVKYKLKVLDAKAQNLEKDPNIQKEIKDYYTTLALSYLTKKEVVEPGLKQFYERRKEEIRARHILIEIFYGDTLSAYNRAMSIIRELEANVPWDSLIGHSDDPTVIFNKGDLYYFTAGTMVPEFEDVCYSMKVGERTKTPVRTRFGYHVIEILDRKPRVEMVRLSHIGKKLERDAKPEDTLRIYNELKAILDSIRQGYDFNTLAERHSDDRFTKERRGDIGYYSRGQAYREIEDFAFNAKAGDVSDIIRTRWGYHIIKVTEVVPVKPFDEIVDELNRTYQSQRLEYDFKKYIEKLKKEYNFKLNQQTLEIFISKADTAKTASHFEWDTSYTKEDRAKILFEFADRKITLDSAIKIIKKSPEFTGRKLDRPGITAMVDRIIEMKLTEYRARNVEKIYPEFKDELREFVDGILLYHIEQKMVWDRVDLSEEKLKEFYNKHKENYRFPDRVRFSEIWVTSESLAKDIYSQLKNGVPFDSLVVKYTERAGMKEKKGDWGLVEASENELTWTAWNMKVNEISEPIKFQGGYSIIKVTGKEPSRVKTFEEAFGEVAGALQEQELKRLEKEWVENLKKKYKVVINEKALEKAFNR, from the coding sequence ATGAAAAAGAACATAGCTTTGATCCTGCTGGTTTTTGCTGTTTCAGGTTGTGCTTTCTTGAGGAACATCGGGCTAATTGAAGAAAAAGAATATGTCGCAAAAGTTGGACGAGAAATCATAACTCTTGATGAATTTGAAAAATCGTTCGCAAAGAATAACGGTGGATTTACTAAAGCAAAGGAAAGACCACTTGATGAGAGGAAAAACTATCTTGATTTACTTGTGAAATATAAACTAAAAGTTCTTGACGCAAAAGCTCAAAACCTTGAAAAAGATCCGAACATTCAAAAAGAAATAAAAGATTACTACACGACGCTTGCTCTTTCGTACCTTACAAAGAAAGAAGTTGTTGAGCCAGGTTTAAAACAATTTTATGAACGGCGAAAGGAGGAAATAAGAGCAAGGCATATTCTGATTGAAATTTTCTATGGGGATACTTTGTCAGCTTATAACAGGGCTATGAGTATCATAAGGGAACTTGAAGCGAATGTTCCTTGGGATTCTTTAATTGGGCATTCAGATGATCCAACCGTTATTTTCAACAAGGGCGATCTTTATTACTTTACTGCTGGAACTATGGTTCCAGAGTTTGAAGATGTGTGCTATTCAATGAAAGTTGGCGAGAGGACGAAGACACCTGTGAGGACAAGGTTTGGATATCATGTGATTGAAATTCTTGATCGGAAACCTCGTGTTGAGATGGTAAGATTAAGTCATATCGGTAAAAAACTTGAAAGGGACGCGAAACCAGAAGATACATTGAGAATTTATAATGAACTTAAAGCAATTCTTGATAGCATAAGACAAGGATATGACTTTAACACGCTTGCTGAACGCCATTCCGATGATAGATTTACAAAAGAAAGACGTGGCGATATTGGATACTACAGCAGAGGTCAAGCGTATAGGGAAATTGAAGATTTCGCATTCAACGCAAAAGCTGGTGATGTAAGTGATATAATTAGAACAAGATGGGGATATCACATCATTAAAGTGACTGAGGTCGTTCCAGTAAAACCTTTTGATGAAATAGTTGACGAATTGAACAGAACTTATCAATCACAGCGACTTGAGTACGATTTCAAAAAATATATTGAAAAATTGAAAAAAGAATACAACTTCAAATTAAACCAGCAAACGCTTGAGATTTTCATTTCAAAGGCTGATACAGCTAAAACAGCATCACATTTTGAATGGGATACCAGTTATACAAAGGAAGACAGAGCGAAGATTTTATTTGAATTTGCTGATAGAAAAATAACCCTTGATTCAGCAATAAAGATAATTAAGAAAAGCCCTGAATTTACAGGCAGAAAACTTGATCGTCCTGGGATCACTGCGATGGTTGATAGAATTATTGAGATGAAGTTAACAGAATATAGAGCGAGGAATGTTGAAAAGATTTATCCTGAATTTAAAGATGAATTGAGGGAGTTCGTGGATGGAATTTTGCTTTATCATATTGAGCAAAAGATGGTATGGGATAGGGTAGATTTAAGTGAGGAGAAATTAAAAGAGTTTTACAACAAGCATAAAGAAAACTATCGCTTTCCTGATAGAGTAAGATTTAGCGAGATATGGGTGACAAGTGAGTCATTAGCGAAGGATATTTACTCACAACTTAAAAACGGAGTGCCATTTGATTCGCTCGTCGTAAAATATACGGAGAGGGCAGGAATGAAGGAAAAGAAAGGAGATTGGGGGCTTGTAGAAGCTTCAGAAAATGAACTTACATGGACTGCTTGGAACATGAAAGTTAATGAGATTTCGGAGCCGATAAAGTTTCAGGGAGGTTATTCAATAATAAAGGTGACAGGTAAAGAACCAAGCCGTGTGAAGACATTTGAAGAAGCTTTTGGTGAAGTTGCCGGCGCTTTGCAAGAACAAGAACTGAAACGACTTGAAAAAGAGTGGGTTGAAAATCTAAAAAAGAAATATAAAGTCGTTATAAATGAAAAAGCACTTGAAAAAGCTTTCAATCGTTAG
- a CDS encoding peptidylprolyl isomerase encodes MKKHLKKLSIVSLIFLLISCGGKTENEDYIARVEDEYLLRSDLVGLDSNFVKGYIDEWIKNNLLYAEAIKKGYETNEKIERMVNEFRKSLIVKNFIQNEVLSKAMEISDKEVREFYEKHKDEFILDRPFVKIGYVKLSSRVDAGSLRSKILRMKDFKSGVLSLSAEPGVVEVVPEKYYDQFSIPSSEIWRVAWNLNKGDVSFPILSGGNYFLVYLYDKKEAGSKADFEIVAEDVRERAIVERQNNLLDSLITILKRKYNYEVKW; translated from the coding sequence ATGAAAAAGCACTTGAAAAAGCTTTCAATCGTTAGTTTGATTTTTCTGTTGATAAGCTGTGGTGGAAAAACTGAGAATGAAGATTATATCGCAAGAGTTGAAGATGAATATCTTCTGAGAAGCGATCTTGTTGGCCTTGATTCAAATTTTGTCAAGGGTTACATTGATGAGTGGATAAAGAACAATCTTCTTTACGCCGAAGCAATTAAAAAAGGATATGAGACGAATGAAAAAATTGAGCGAATGGTTAACGAATTTAGAAAATCTCTCATAGTTAAAAATTTTATCCAAAACGAGGTCTTGAGCAAGGCAATGGAGATATCAGATAAAGAAGTCAGAGAATTTTATGAAAAACATAAAGATGAATTTATTCTTGATAGACCTTTTGTTAAAATTGGATATGTTAAACTATCGTCTCGGGTTGATGCTGGCTCTTTGAGAAGCAAGATATTGAGAATGAAGGATTTTAAATCTGGGGTTTTGAGCTTATCTGCTGAACCTGGAGTTGTTGAGGTCGTGCCAGAGAAATACTATGATCAATTCAGCATTCCATCTTCTGAAATTTGGCGTGTCGCTTGGAATTTGAATAAAGGTGATGTATCTTTCCCGATACTTTCTGGTGGAAATTATTTTTTGGTTTATCTTTACGATAAGAAGGAGGCAGGAAGCAAAGCTGATTTTGAAATAGTCGCTGAAGATGTAAGGGAAAGAGCAATTGTTGAAAGACAAAATAATTTGCTTGATAGTTTAATAACAATCTTGAAAAGAAAATACAATTACGAAGTGAAATGGTGA
- a CDS encoding peptidylprolyl isomerase codes for MVRTILFLLAFLNIALAQQRVLDRIVAIVGNEIILESDLNYQTYIFAIQNNLRPDDPNLKRYVLQEMINDKLVLTKAIEDTIVVSDDEVERQIEAQIQALVRQYGSEKRLEEIYGMPIGRIKREIRDDVKKRLMIEKLKQQKFGTLTVSGYEVEQFYNTYKDSLPEVPESVELYHIMMIPKPVDSVDQAVYRKAKAILDSIRNGGNFEYFARTYSEDRATASDGGDLGWVRRGLFVKEFEEAVFRLQEGQISDVVRTPFGYHIIQLIERRGEQVHPRHILFRVPLTEESDKIVISKLEEIRYKIISKQAKFEEMAKRFSEDEQTRLQGGYLGIIEVDELEPELREALSTLNNGEITQPLKMRYGNSYAYHIVLLKRRIPAHRMNLKDDYMKIYQFALIEKQNREYQKWLEKLREEVYVYVDESFR; via the coding sequence ATGGTGAGGACAATTTTGTTTTTGCTTGCTTTTTTAAACATAGCGCTTGCACAGCAAAGGGTTCTGGATAGGATAGTTGCAATTGTTGGAAATGAAATAATTCTTGAATCGGATTTAAATTATCAAACCTACATCTTTGCAATTCAAAACAATTTGAGACCTGATGACCCAAATCTTAAAAGGTATGTTTTACAGGAAATGATAAATGATAAACTTGTTTTAACAAAAGCAATAGAAGACACGATTGTTGTTTCAGATGATGAAGTTGAAAGACAAATTGAGGCACAGATTCAGGCATTAGTCAGACAATACGGGTCTGAGAAAAGGTTAGAAGAAATCTACGGTATGCCGATCGGTAGAATAAAACGGGAAATAAGGGATGATGTTAAGAAAAGATTAATGATAGAAAAATTAAAACAGCAAAAATTCGGGACGCTGACGGTTTCAGGATATGAGGTTGAGCAGTTTTACAATACTTATAAAGATAGTCTGCCCGAGGTTCCAGAATCCGTTGAGTTATACCACATAATGATGATTCCAAAACCTGTTGACTCGGTTGATCAAGCAGTTTATCGGAAGGCAAAAGCGATTCTTGATAGTATAAGAAATGGAGGAAATTTTGAGTATTTTGCACGGACTTATTCAGAAGATAGAGCAACAGCAAGTGATGGTGGTGATCTTGGTTGGGTTAGACGCGGTTTGTTCGTTAAAGAATTTGAAGAAGCCGTTTTTAGATTGCAAGAAGGACAAATTTCTGATGTCGTGCGAACGCCATTTGGGTATCACATAATTCAACTTATTGAAAGGAGAGGTGAGCAAGTTCATCCAAGACATATACTCTTTAGAGTCCCGTTGACTGAGGAAAGTGATAAAATCGTCATCTCAAAGCTTGAAGAGATTAGATACAAAATCATTTCAAAGCAGGCAAAATTTGAAGAGATGGCGAAAAGATTCAGCGAAGATGAACAAACAAGGTTGCAAGGGGGATATCTTGGAATAATTGAGGTTGATGAGCTTGAACCAGAACTTAGAGAAGCATTGAGCACACTTAACAATGGCGAGATCACTCAACCGTTAAAGATGAGGTATGGAAACTCTTACGCTTATCATATCGTCCTTCTAAAAAGAAGAATTCCAGCACATAGAATGAATTTAAAAGATGACTATATGAAAATTTATCAGTTCGCTCTGATAGAGAAACAAAATCGTGAATATCAAAAATGGCTGGAAAAGTTAAGGGAAGAAGTTTATGTGTATGTTGATGAAAGTTTTAGATGA
- a CDS encoding insulinase family protein, whose product MRLKFLVFMVFPLAILSAQGKTGKIEFIEYDLPNGLHVILHEDHSAPIVAVNIWYHVGSKNEDTNRTGFAHLFEHMMFQGSANVKKAEHMAYIQKAGGTFNASTSWDRTNYFQVVPSHQLELVLWLESDRMTSLNVNQENFDNQREVVKEERRWRVDNRPYGTQWEETFKRLFKVHPYRWPVIGYMEHLNAATVEDAKKFFDTYYVPNNAVLVIAGDIDVEKTKKLIEKYFGDIPRGKHEIKRPNVVEPPLTQQVRDTIYDNIRLPAVFISFKIPKDGEKDYYALDLLANILGSGRSSRLYQKLVYEKRIAQNVNVFAIGMEDAGVFKIDAYCAIGHTPEEVEKEIWNEIEKIRTELVAEKELQKAKNQTEAQIISGYQTVLQKADQLARYYVIHKNTNKINTELDEILSITREDIREAANKYLKPDKSVVLYYLPREQRASK is encoded by the coding sequence ATGAGATTGAAATTTTTAGTTTTTATGGTTTTCCCGTTAGCAATTTTATCAGCGCAGGGAAAGACAGGAAAAATAGAATTTATTGAATACGATCTACCAAATGGTTTGCATGTAATTTTACACGAGGACCATTCAGCGCCAATAGTTGCAGTTAATATATGGTATCATGTCGGCTCAAAGAATGAAGATACAAACAGGACGGGTTTTGCGCACTTGTTTGAACATATGATGTTTCAAGGTTCGGCAAATGTGAAGAAAGCAGAACATATGGCTTACATTCAAAAGGCAGGAGGTACATTTAATGCGTCAACAAGTTGGGATAGGACAAATTATTTCCAGGTTGTCCCATCTCATCAGCTTGAACTTGTTCTCTGGCTTGAGTCAGATAGAATGACAAGCTTAAATGTTAACCAGGAGAATTTTGACAATCAGCGTGAAGTTGTAAAAGAAGAGAGAAGATGGCGAGTTGACAATCGCCCATATGGAACACAGTGGGAGGAAACATTTAAACGACTTTTCAAAGTCCATCCTTACAGATGGCCAGTAATTGGATATATGGAACATTTGAACGCAGCAACGGTTGAGGATGCTAAAAAATTCTTTGATACTTACTATGTCCCAAACAATGCCGTTCTTGTGATAGCTGGAGATATTGATGTTGAGAAGACGAAAAAGCTTATTGAAAAATACTTTGGTGATATCCCGAGAGGGAAACATGAAATAAAAAGGCCAAATGTCGTTGAACCGCCTTTGACGCAGCAAGTTAGAGATACGATTTACGATAACATAAGATTGCCTGCTGTTTTCATCTCATTTAAAATTCCAAAGGATGGAGAAAAAGATTACTACGCTCTTGATCTTCTTGCCAATATACTTGGCTCTGGGAGAAGTTCACGGCTTTATCAGAAACTTGTTTATGAAAAAAGGATCGCGCAAAATGTTAATGTTTTTGCAATAGGTATGGAAGATGCTGGCGTTTTTAAAATAGATGCATATTGCGCAATTGGTCATACGCCTGAAGAAGTTGAAAAGGAAATATGGAATGAAATTGAGAAAATTCGCACTGAACTTGTTGCTGAGAAAGAGCTTCAAAAAGCAAAAAATCAGACTGAAGCGCAGATCATAAGCGGTTATCAAACCGTCCTACAAAAAGCAGATCAACTTGCTCGTTATTATGTAATTCATAAAAACACAAACAAGATAAATACCGAACTTGATGAAATTCTTTCAATAACTCGCGAGGATATTCGCGAGGCGGCGAACAAGTATCTAAAACCTGATAAATCTGTCGTTCTTTATTATCTTCCCAGAGAACAGCGTGCTTCAAAATAA
- a CDS encoding insulinase family protein, giving the protein MRILKLMYLLFMMNFLISPNQLRSQSDGKINFVEFTLENGLHVILHEDHSTPIVAVNICYHVGSKNEKTDKTGFAHLFEHLMFDGSKNVKRGEFDKYISQAGGYSNAYTTEDKTNYYEVLPSNYLELALWLESDRMLGFSIQEISLTTQREVVKEERRWRYENRPYGSAWIKISEKSFKKHPYRWPVIGYQEHLDNASMEDVREFYETFYVPNNAVLVIAGDINIEETKKLVERYFGEIPRGPERIPRPSPDDEPLDGEVREVVEDINAPLPAVFMSFRIPEEGNPDSYALALLSGILSVGESSRLYQRLVYKDKIANEVETYSDSREHPGLFLIYAIANPGFNSDTLEKVIDEEIEKIRNYGVEERELEKAKNKIESALVSARQTVQGKADLLAHYYTFYKKPELINTEIEKYRKVTVEDVKRVAQKYLDPKKRVILHYLPKAD; this is encoded by the coding sequence ATGAGAATTTTAAAATTAATGTATTTGCTGTTTATGATGAATTTTCTAATTAGCCCGAATCAACTTCGTTCCCAAAGCGATGGGAAGATTAATTTTGTAGAATTTACGCTTGAAAATGGACTTCATGTCATACTCCACGAAGATCATTCAACCCCAATAGTTGCAGTAAATATCTGTTATCATGTTGGCTCAAAAAACGAAAAGACAGATAAAACTGGCTTTGCTCATCTTTTTGAACATTTAATGTTTGATGGCTCAAAAAATGTCAAGCGTGGTGAATTTGACAAGTACATATCTCAAGCGGGTGGTTATAGCAATGCTTACACGACCGAAGATAAGACAAATTATTATGAAGTTTTACCTTCAAACTACCTTGAGCTTGCTTTGTGGCTTGAGTCAGATAGAATGCTTGGTTTTTCAATTCAAGAGATAAGTTTAACTACTCAGCGCGAGGTTGTTAAGGAGGAAAGAAGATGGCGCTATGAGAATAGACCATATGGTTCCGCTTGGATAAAAATTTCAGAAAAAAGCTTCAAGAAACATCCATATCGTTGGCCTGTTATTGGTTATCAAGAGCATCTTGACAATGCAAGTATGGAAGATGTCCGAGAATTTTATGAGACATTTTATGTTCCAAACAACGCTGTCTTGGTAATAGCAGGAGACATCAACATAGAGGAGACGAAAAAACTTGTAGAGAGATATTTTGGTGAAATACCAAGAGGTCCTGAAAGAATTCCCCGTCCGTCTCCGGATGATGAACCACTTGATGGTGAAGTTAGGGAAGTTGTTGAAGATATCAATGCACCACTACCTGCCGTTTTTATGAGCTTTAGGATCCCAGAGGAGGGAAATCCTGATTCATATGCTCTTGCCTTGCTTTCGGGTATACTTTCTGTCGGCGAAAGTTCAAGATTGTATCAACGATTGGTTTATAAAGATAAAATCGCAAATGAAGTTGAGACATATTCTGATTCCAGAGAACATCCGGGACTCTTTCTTATTTATGCAATCGCGAATCCCGGATTTAATTCTGATACACTTGAAAAAGTGATTGATGAAGAGATAGAAAAAATAAGAAACTATGGAGTAGAGGAGAGGGAGCTTGAGAAAGCGAAAAATAAAATTGAATCAGCGCTTGTTTCTGCAAGACAAACTGTTCAAGGCAAAGCTGATCTTTTAGCACATTACTACACATTTTATAAAAAGCCCGAACTTATTAACACGGAGATAGAGAAATACAGAAAAGTAACGGTGGAAGATGTTAAAAGGGTAGCTCAAAAGTATTTAGATCCTAAAAAGCGAGTAATTTTGCACTATCTACCAAAAGCGGATTAA